TTACAGAGGAATTGAGGAAGTATCAACAACTTTAAATCTGACGATCAGGAATAAAAATTATTCAGAGACTTACAAGCAATTTGGTTATCTGGATACGGAACAACTGCTTGTCAGATCACAATCGAAGTTTGCTTTTTGGGAAAATATCCTCAACGGAGATCTTTACTATGAAGTGTCAACGGAAAAGCAAGCCAGGCTCGAAAAAATATTTGTGCGTGTGGAGCAGGGAACAGGTAATTATAAATTCCTCGGTGATTTGAATAATAATGGAATAGCCGATGATACTGAATTTGAACCAACACTTTTTGATGGTGATTATGTACTCATTACGTTTCCAACTGATGAACTTTTTCCTGTCATAAATCTGAAGACAAATACACGATGGAAAATTCAATACGCTGATATATTTGATAAGAATACTTTTATCGGTACAGTTCTCGAACCGCTATCTACTGAAACATCATGGAGAATTGAAGAGATTACCCGTGAGGAAGACCTTTCAAAAATCTATTTGCTTCAGCTTAATTTTTTTCAGCAGGAAGGCGTTACGATTCGTGGAGCAAACTTTTTTCAGCAGGATATTTTTATAAATGAAAACAGGCAGGATCTTTCTTTCAGATTCAGGTATTCGCAGAGATTAGCAATGAGTGAGTTTAATACCGGTGTTGAGAACGGTTACAACAGGGAAAGGAGTTTAAGGATCAGGTTTAAAATGATCAAAGAAGTCAGCAATCAAACTGATTTTGTTAATTTGACTGACGACGTTTCGGCACCTGAGCCGTCAACAAGAAACAGGCAGATATTGGACAATAATATCACAACAGATTTTTCATATCGACCGGTTGGAAATGTTGAAGTGGGCTTTAAAATTAAAGTCGGAAAAAGCGAAGATAATTTTCCTGAATCGCCGACGGTAATTGATTTGAATTCACAGCTTGGCAGATTTAATCTTTCTTTTGCACAAACAGGAAGATTAAGAATTGAAATTGAAAGAACCGAGTTGATAGTAAATACATTGGAAAATATAATTCCCTATGAGATGCTTAATGGAAATCAGATAGGGAAGAATTATTATTGGCGTTTGAATTTTGATTACAGGATTGCATCGTTCTTGCAAACTACAGTCGGTTATGACGGAAGATTGCAGGGTGAAAGCAGAGTTGTTCACACAGCAAGAGCTGAAGCGAGAGCGTATTTCTGAGCCCAAGTAATACCGATTGTTTGATTGGTTGATTGGCTGAATGAGTGAGTAAAAATTGATTTGTTCAATCTATTCAATCAATCATTCAATCTTAATTTGAAGACGTTAATAAATAATTTAGAAAATTGTTTTCAAAGGAATAATTATGAATATAGTATCGACATTGATTGAAGCACATATTTTCAAAACTACAGGAAGTAAAATTGAATTTCTCCTCCTGAAAAGATCTGAAGGGCAGCCTTATCCCGGTTTGTGGCAAATGGTAACTGGCAAAATAAAACAAAATGAAAAAGCTTATCAGACTGCGTTGAGAGAAATTAAGGAAGAAACAGGATTGGTTCCTGTTCAGCTTTGGGTTGCACCAACAGTAAATTCTTTCTACGAACCGAAAGATGAATACATCTGTCTGCTTCCCGTGTTCGCAGCGAGAGTTGAAGCGGATGAAATTAAATTGAGTAAAGAACACACAGAATATCAATGGGTTGATAAATCGACAGCACAGAGATTTCTTGCGTGGGAAGGTCAGCGTAAAGCGGTGCAGATAATTGAAGATTATTTTCTGAACGAAAAAAGTTTCTTCCACTTTGTTGAAATTAAAATTGAGTGACTAACTTGCATTTGTACTCCTCCAATTATGTATTAAAACATCAATTGATTAATTTTCGCATCATTTCATAATAAAATTTAAGGATTGCTTTGAGTTTGCTCGTTGTTGGTTCTGTTGCTTTAGATTCCGTTGAAACTCCGTTTGACAAAATAGATGACGCTCTTGGAGGTTCAGCCACCTACATTTCACTTGCTGCAAGTTACTTCTCCGCTCCGGTCGAGTTAATTGGTGTCGTTGGGAATGATTTTCCTAAAAAATATATCGATATGCTTGAACAGCATAACATCGGACTTGAAGGCTTGCAAATAATCGAAGGCGAAAAAACATTTCGATGGGGAGGGAAGTATCACTACGATTTGAATGTCCGTGATACATTATTCACTGAGTTGAATGCATTTCAAAATTTCAATCCAATAATTCCCGAAAAATTCAGAAAAGCAAAATATATCTGCCTTGGCAATATTGATCCAATTCTTCAAATGAAAGTGCTCGACCAGGTTTCGGATCCGCAATTTGTTGTCTGCGATACAATGAACTTATGGATAAACTTAATGAAACAGGATTTGATAAAATTATTAAAGCGTGTAAATGTTTTTATCCTGAATGATTCAGAAGCAAGAATGCTTACTGAAGAACCGAACCTGATAAAAGCTGCAAGACAAATTCGTCAGATGGGTCCCGAAATTCTGATCATCAAAAAAGGCGAGCACGGTGCAATGCTGTTTACAGAAGACACAATATTTTCTGCGCCTGCATATCCAATGGAAATAATTTTAGATCCAACCGGTGCCGGTGATACTTTTGCTGGTGGATTCATCGGCTATTTACATAAAACAAGAGAACTCGATTCTGATAATATAAAAAGAGCAGTGATATACGGCAGCGCAATGGCTTCATTCTGTGTCGAAAAATTCAGCACGAAAGCTTTAGAAGATTTATCCTATCTTCAAATACAGGATCGGTTCAGAGAATTCAAGAAATTATCCACCTTTGATGAAACCAACTGAGTACTTTTCCGTAAGATTTGTCCATAAGGACTCCTATGGAGAGCAGGATAAGCTGACGTTTCTCGATCAGACAAAACTTCCACTCGAAGAAAATTATATTGAGACTGATGATTACATTCGAATTGCCGAAGCAATTGAGAAACTGGAAGTTCGAGGCGCACCATTAATTGGAATCGCTGCTGCCTACGCGCTTGCTCTCTCACTAAAGAATATCAAATCTGACATTGAACATAAATTTAATTCTGCTTATAAACGATTAGCTGAAACAAGACCAACTGCAGTTAATTTGTTTCAAGCATTAGATGAAATGAAAGCAGCGTTTGAGAACATTACGGATAAAACTTCTGCATACGAGATTTTAAAATCAAAGGCAATTGAAATTCATAAGAAAGACGAAGAATTTTGTTTGCGTATTGGAAGGAACGGCTTGAGTCTGTTCAAACAGATATCAAATGTGCTGACTCACTGCAACACAGGAAAGCTTGCAACCGGCGGACTTGGTACTGCTTTCGGAATTATAAAAACTGCTTTTGAAAACGGATTAGTAAACCATGTTTTTGCAGATGAAACCAGACCTTTGATGCAGGGTTTACGACTAACAACTTTCGAACTCGACAGGAGCGGGATTCCATTTACAATGCAGACAGATTCATCTGCTGCTGAACTGATGAAACAAGGAAAAGTTGATCTTGTAATAACAGGTGCTGACCGGATTGCGCTCAACGGTGATTCTGCTAATAAAATTGGTACATACAATCTGGCTATACTTGCTAACTTTCATAATATTCCATTTTACATCGCAGCACCTTCTACAACTATTGATAGAAAAATTCCATCAGGAAAAGAAATAGTAATCGAGTACAGAAATAAGAAAGAACTCTTTTATATAAATGATGTGCTTATCGCATCCGAAAATTTTGATGCATTCACTCCTGCTTTTGATGTAACTCCCGCCCATCTTATTTCAGGAATTATAACAGAAGAAGGTTTATTTACTTTTCCATACAACTTCATCCGATGAGTGAAATCCTTAAAACGGAAGCCGTAGTTCTGAGCAAGATGAACTATGGCGATACAAGTAGTATCGTGTCATTATTTACCGAAGATTATGGTAAAGTAAGTCTCATTGTTAAAGGGGCAAGATCACCAAAATCAAAGTATG
This region of bacterium genomic DNA includes:
- the mtnA gene encoding S-methyl-5-thioribose-1-phosphate isomerase, with the translated sequence MKPTEYFSVRFVHKDSYGEQDKLTFLDQTKLPLEENYIETDDYIRIAEAIEKLEVRGAPLIGIAAAYALALSLKNIKSDIEHKFNSAYKRLAETRPTAVNLFQALDEMKAAFENITDKTSAYEILKSKAIEIHKKDEEFCLRIGRNGLSLFKQISNVLTHCNTGKLATGGLGTAFGIIKTAFENGLVNHVFADETRPLMQGLRLTTFELDRSGIPFTMQTDSSAAELMKQGKVDLVITGADRIALNGDSANKIGTYNLAILANFHNIPFYIAAPSTTIDRKIPSGKEIVIEYRNKKELFYINDVLIASENFDAFTPAFDVTPAHLISGIITEEGLFTFPYNFIR
- a CDS encoding bifunctional hydroxymethylpyrimidine kinase/phosphomethylpyrimidine kinase, giving the protein MSLLVVGSVALDSVETPFDKIDDALGGSATYISLAASYFSAPVELIGVVGNDFPKKYIDMLEQHNIGLEGLQIIEGEKTFRWGGKYHYDLNVRDTLFTELNAFQNFNPIIPEKFRKAKYICLGNIDPILQMKVLDQVSDPQFVVCDTMNLWINLMKQDLIKLLKRVNVFILNDSEARMLTEEPNLIKAARQIRQMGPEILIIKKGEHGAMLFTEDTIFSAPAYPMEIILDPTGAGDTFAGGFIGYLHKTRELDSDNIKRAVIYGSAMASFCVEKFSTKALEDLSYLQIQDRFREFKKLSTFDETN
- a CDS encoding NUDIX pyrophosphatase, whose translation is MNIVSTLIEAHIFKTTGSKIEFLLLKRSEGQPYPGLWQMVTGKIKQNEKAYQTALREIKEETGLVPVQLWVAPTVNSFYEPKDEYICLLPVFAARVEADEIKLSKEHTEYQWVDKSTAQRFLAWEGQRKAVQIIEDYFLNEKSFFHFVEIKIE